TCAGAACATTCTGATCAATGTTTTCTTCTCAGAATAAGCCCACACATTGTGAAGCTCTAGCTATTGCTCAGTCTCTAATTGAGTGATTTAGTCTAAGGGAGAAATGTTATTAGGACTGATGGTGGTTTACATGTTCATAATAGGATCAAGGACTCAAGTGAATTGAAGAGTGGTTATGTGGTACTTGCTGGGAGTTACACATCAAGGATTCCAGGTAGGGGGTCTTCACTAGTTAGAGCTTTTCTTGAAAAGATGTCTATGTTTTTGTGCATACACATTGCATTGTTTTTAAGTGGTGACCTGAGAGTGAAGGGAGCAAAGCGACTACCTTGGGTTTCGAtccccctaaacctccggaggggctaTACGAACTGGAGGACGTCTAACACCCTTTGAGGTGTGGCGTTACTCCTAGGTGTTATGGCGTAAATGGCCACTCTCGCTACTTCTTGCTGGTTTTTTGTGCATTTACTTTAGCAAGTAAGTAGTTGGCATTAAGACCGGTCATCGGTTTGTAGAAAAATGGGTACCCCTTCATGCATACTTTTCACTGGAAACTCTCATACAAAACTTTAGTTTTCTGCCATTGTTGTTTAGAGTTTATTGGTACcgactttcaattagttttcaaacctagctagCGTTACTTCCTACTGAGCATATGAACGTAAGTGATGCTCACCCCTACTCATTTCAGGTACTGTGCACGAAGTTGAAAGGGAGCAGAACTGAAGTGATGGCTTTTGGCATTTTGCTGCTTGTCAACTCCTGCCTTTTGAGATCTTTATCCTATTTTGAAATCCTAATGTTCTTTGGTGTATTGAGCCTTTATTTTGCTGGAACTATTGTTGTGGAAGTTGAACTTAGCTTATTGTAAATCTGTTGAAAGGTTCACTTTTGCCTTGTGTAAACGTCTAGGCTAGTCATCTATTGAATCACTCTCAGTGATATGTTTTGAGCCATGCATATATTAAAGGCCATGTTTCTCAGCTCTAATATGTGAACCAGATTTGCACCCTTCTGCTATCTCCTGTTTTTACGTTTCTAACTACTCTTGCTAGGCTTGTTACTTCAGTTGGATAAATCCTATTTGCTGTTGTCATTGCTTGAAATTTTTCCACAAATTGTAGTGCGAAGCCTCAGATTTCAAACCTTTTTGAAGTCTATTTAGTTTGGCTAACTCGAGTTTATTTAACATCAGACTTCACTTGAGTTTAtgtagtttctttttttttcatcaccAAAGGTTGAGACACGTTGATTCCAAATATCAAGTTTCAGCTGCCCAAAAACTTAGTTTTGTTATCCTTAGCCTTGCGCATCTTAAGAAGTTTGAGGATTACTTTGACAATACTTAAGCTTCGTAAGAGTCGCAACGCTGTGACGTCAACTATTTTGGGGCGTTACAGAACATCATTCacaaacaaaaatagaaaaggtGACAAAGGGTCTCCTTGTTGAAGGCCTCGAGTAGGTTTGAAAAAAGGTCCTGGTTTACCATTTATCAAAACTGACAGAGAGGAAGTACAAACGCAGCTCATAACCAACTTCACCCATTCCCCTGCAAAACCCATCTTTAGAAGCACAGCTTGTAGAAAGTTCCACTTAATACGATCGTATGCTTTATTCATGTCGAATTTCAAAGCAAAGGCCAAATTATTAGCATTTCTGCTGAGCTTTAAGTGATGATAAATTTCATGCGCAACAATAATGTTGTCCTGGAATCTGTCTCTCTGAAAAGAAAACTGGCTAATTCTCAGAAATCAAACTTGAGATGAAAGGTTTCAGGCATTTCACAATGATTTTGGTTAGGATCTTATAGGAGAAATTGCACAATGCTATTGCCCGAACATGGTAGCAGTAACTGGAGCTTTGATCTTAGGAATTAAAGCTAGGTGAGAGCGATTCATGAATTCTAGTAACAGAGTTGAATTATGATGTTGGAGGGCTAATTCATGGATCAAATTTCGAACTAGGTCCCATTGGTGCTGATAAAAAACGTCGGAGAAGCCATCAGAACCTGAAGCTTTAGTAGCACCTAACTCAAAAACAGCGTCCTTTACCTCTTGGAGAGTAACTGGGTAAGTAATTAAGCTTAACATTAATCATGTCAGCAGTAACAATGATGTCCACAAAATTCAGGACTCTTGAGAGCCATTAGAAGTGAACAAATCCTGAAAATGAGAGGAAAAAAAGCTAGTAATCTCTTTTTCAGTTTCCAATCAACTCCCATTTGAATCTTTAATTATGAGAATCTTGTTAAATTGTCTTCTTTGGAGGGTAGAATGGTGGAAGAAACTAGTATTCTGATCACCTAGTTTCAACCAATTAACTCTGGATCTTTGGTGCCAATACATCTCTTCTTAAGTCTAAAGTTTGGTAATTCGGGCTGTTAAGTTATTGATTTCCTACAAAACATTTGGTTGTGTGGACACATAGAGCTTTTCAAGAGAGGATATCAACTTAGTCACTTGAATACTGGGGTGAAAGAAAGATTTTTTACTCCAAGCTCAAAACTTTGCCACATCTGGAAAGGTTGGAATTCCAAACTGTCATTGCTTGATCTTGAACATTCTGCTGCCAAGTGTCTTGGACAAGAGCAGGGAAGTCCTCATGAGTTGTCTTGTGTTGTTCAAACCGAAAGCGGGATGGAGTCTTTACCTCAACGTGGTGAGTGTCTAGCATAATCGGACGATGGTCCGAGCCAATTTTGGGCAAATGAAAGACCTGAGAATGAGTCTGAGAGGTACATCATTCCAAGTTTCCCAGAGCCCTATCCAGTCTTTCTTTTATGAACACTTGATCATGCTGAATAGAAAACCAAGTCAATTCAGGACCATGGTAATGCAAATCTCTAAGCTGTCTGCCACTTAGAAAAACACGAAACAGATTAACTCTCCACTGAGCAGGGGTGTCACCTCACCATTTTTTCAAAATTCTATAGAATTTCATTAAAATCACCTAAAACTAACCAAGGTTGAGCTTCAATCCCAAACTTAAGGTGCACAAGAAGCCAAAAAGCTGCATTTTCATTCTCATGAGGGTTGCCATAGAACCATGTGATTTTGTGtgcaagaaaacaaacaatagtATATATATAGTTTGAAGTCGAGACAAGAACAATAACCTGGACAGAGTCATTCCAGAAAAGTGCTAAACCTCATCCGGTTCAAAGGGGACTTACAGCATGGTAATTGGTATACTTCAGTTGCTTCTTCCAGTCCTTAATGGTACCCTCTTGTTGTCTCGTCTCCATTAGAAATAGGATCTCCGATTTTTGTCGATAACATAGCTTCCTCAAAGCTTTACCCATGAAAGGGGTTCCAATGCCCTGACAATTCCAAGAAATAAGCCTTATGGCTGGTTGTGGTCACCACTAATAATAATTGTGGGTGAAGCAATTTCCAATCCGGGGGGTGTCCAACTCCGCTTCAGAGAACTGAAATCTTAAAAATTGTGTAGCGTGGTGAAGTGGTGATGGGTGAGTCAAATTTGGTGGAATTAATGGTGGGCGTTTGGTGATGGCGGTGAAATTGGATTGGAAAATTGGATCTCTATGTTGTTAAAAGGGTTTGATGGGTAATGGATAAGGTTGAATGGGTAATGGAGTTGAAACAGTGATGAAAGTGGAATTATGGATAGAGTGGTGATGGGTGAGAAAACGGTGATGGCGGTGGAAGTGAACCGTGAAAAATTGATCTCTCTTTAGTTAAAAGGGTTTGATTGTGGACGAAGAGGTTGTTTGAGTGATGGATTTGAAATAGTTGGATTGGGGACGAAAAGGTTGAAACGACAATGAAGGTTGAATTATGGGTAGAGTGGTGATGGGTGAGAAAACAGTGGTGGGCGGTGGAGGTAGAACCGTACACGACGGTGGAAATTAGGAATATCCTAAAGGCAACACTAACCTAGTCTAGTgggtttgctctagagagagAGTCTCTAAGGTCTGTCTCATATTCACAGAAAAAGAAACGGCGTATTTATACGACGATTTTACGATAGTCTGAATTTATAGGATGAAAAAAGCAAGAGGGAAGTAGCCTGGCCGGTACATTAACAACGCCGTACTAGACCAAATTAGAGACCTGTAACACACAAACCCTAGGAAAGAAATTGAGCGggagaaattttgaaaagtaATCTAAATTTAAGGACATGAACCCTAAAAGTCCAATTTCTTATCAAGGCGGCaacgaaataaaaaaaaataaaaaacttttaTTGATCTTTAtgcattaaatatattttgttagtgattagtgTTTTATGACTAGCACGTACTGCctgtttaatagggttaactatagAATGTTCATCTTGTTAATTTAAGTAAGAAAAGTAATAAGAattttgtatgcgttcatctctgttcttgattgattactttcATCTACATGTTTTAATCCATGATTTATGTTTAGATTATTTGTTTTCATGTTAATGGTTGTTAATTCATCCCTTCATCTCCTTCGTTTCCTAAATCTATCTTGATTTATGGTTTGATTGATCACTTAGGTTAAATAGTTAGATTATAATACAAACTCTTATAACCGCTCTTATCTTGTAATTTTCATAAAtccttatatttttttttgttttatacttTGTGAATAATACTTATTTGTTTAACGTTTTTAACAAAAAATGTACCCCAATCTCCAGCTTAAAATGACCCATACTTATTCTAACTAAAATTTGATGCAGGGTTAATTTTGAGCACTTATTTTGAGCGCATCATTGACGAAAGCAATGCGGCATTGGTCATCATTGAACTCGGTCATAGCTTTCCAAGTCTCTGATACCTCAAAAAATTCCTTTTCAGCCCTGTTGTGAAAATtcacaacaaggggttcgatcACGATAGAGGtataattttttatatgtttCTAGAGATCAAAGGTAACGACATTTCTTTCCACATAAGGCTGTGAGTGCAATTCTCTAAATTTGTTGATGAGAATGGAATGGACTTGCTGGAGAAAATGCTTTTAGGGGTGAGCATTTTAGCCCGAAAACCTGAAAGCCTGGCTAGGCCCGTCCGAGCTCCactatatcatttccgtcaggAGTTTCCTGAAATTTTATGAATTTTTCCGTTTATTTCcatgaaattcttaatttctaaAATAtctacaaacaaaaaatatattaaaaaattcacgacaaaattttgtttgaaactTCCACAAAATTTCACATGTCACCGACAATGTGTTTTCTACTTCATACTCCATAGaaaaaatacaaattttttatttgcaATCAAGTATGGGGGATACACAAGGAAAACGCGATAACCATTTGTCTCTAAATGAGTTTGAATCACTTTTTTTGAGTCTTGACTAATTAGACATTCTAGAAAAtggacgttttttttttttttttttgttaattgcatAAATTTGTTCTTTGTTAATAGCCAAAAATGAAGTTACATTGAGTTCTTCTATATAATAGAGTTAACCTTTATtcaatctcaaaaaaaaaaaggttaaccTTTGTTCTTTGCGATATGTTATTAAAAAAAGTTCTTTTAAAAAGTTCTATGTTCTTTGAATCTGTTCTTTATTCTTCGAGTCTTGACTCAacatatcacaattctattataaatgtacAATTTACAGAGGTtatattgtaaataggtttattataggttagttcaGTCTGTgtaaaaatttcattcaaaaatatcaatatCTATCTTTACCTTAGAAGAAAACGCTGATTTTGGGATCAAGTTATCAATATCAATCATTCTCATAGGACAAACCATTGACTTTGGACTCAAACTTACTCTCTACCTTAACAAGTTTGCTTGGCTAACATATTTGAGCATAATTGGATCTAATTTTCTCGTCTTATAAGAAAATGGGTTATTATCatttatcacaaatggtacctgaactatacctcaatcttatcgatggtacctgaacttcaattttgatcacaatcagtacccgaacttttcgatttcattttaaatagtacctagagccacctccggtcactattccgactaaaaacggcatgggaggcaatcatagtgatgatttttgatgatctcaatggttgcaatcatatatagtgatgattttttggtaatagaatTGTCttaaacttgttttttttttcttttcttttttagatttggctttttttgccggaatagtgaccgaatgtggccttaggtaccatttaaaatgaaattgaaaagttcgggtactggttgtgatcaaaattgaagttcaggtaccatcgataaaatagaagataagttcaggtaccatttgtgataataaccctaagaAAATCGTTTTGCATACTAGGGCTTAATTAGCTCTAATTTACATAGGTCATACTTTTCAAAGCATAGTAATTTGTTGTGAACTAATTTTTGGATAGGTGAAACGATTTGGAAAGATTAAGCTCTTGAGCTTATggcataaaacctgaaccccgtgCTACAATAGAAGCATTACAATAATCCTcttagagaacatcctgaataatagcaggagtctcatctaaccaaacatcatcaatcaacaaatagctagcaaggtgtgcaagtctatgtgcaacaccatttgcttcacggtagATATGTCGAATTTCAACAGACTGAAAATCAGATAGTAATCTTTACAATCGTCAAAAACCTGACTTACCTCTGAGAAATTATCCTCTTCACTCTTGAGAGCAGCAATCAGAAGGGCAGAGTTGCTTTCAATAACTACATCCGACCAACCTTGATGAATACCAAGCAGAAGACCCGCTCTGCACGCCTCAGCTTCCATATTAATCGCCGAGTGAGCATGCAAAAAAGGCCTAGCAATAGCGGCAATACCCGTGCCCAAGTCATCTCTGACCACTACCCCAATACCTCCAACACCACTGTCCACTTGAAAAGATTAATGGAGATTAATTTTAAGTATATCCCGAGGGGGACCTGCCATTTTGTTAACGGCCTCTTCTTTTTAGAAGCAACTTTCTGATGATATTTCTGGAACTCTTCCAGATTGCTAGTACACCACTGTATCATGTGCATAGGTTGGAAGCAACCATCATTCCACACTATTATTGCTTTTattaaaatgaaacaaaattatATCTCTGTTTGTTGtgcacaaaaaaaatataacccTCGTGTGTAATCTTTAAATTATTACATTGTATTAtttctataaaaataaaataaaaagaaacacaTTCATCTCAAGACCAAAAAAGTCATCAACTTGCCATGTATAGGCCATCCAATTCAAGTTGTTTATGTTTGGCTAATTATCCAAAGCAAATGACATGAACTCACAAGAGTTATGGGTGCATGCTTATAGCAGACTCAGATCATGCAAATCAATAAGCATAACTCATCTCAAACAAACCCACACATTTCTCATCAAAACAaggcctcttcctcttcctctcccAACCCAACACCTCATCTACCCTAAactcatttcttctcctcatcacAACAACAACCTGACCTACATTCTCTCCTTCTTAAACCACTTGGGCAAGCCAGACCTCTGCCTCTACAATGCCATCATCCAAGGCCTCCCTTCCAATCCCACAAACAAAACCACGTCCCTTCTTCAAGTGCTTGAACTACTTCGGCACATGCTCCTCAATGGCCTCCTTCCTGACCACTACACTGTCCCCTCTGTGCTCAAAGCGTGTGCACAGTGCCGTGCGCTGAGAGAAGGCCAGCAAATCCACGCCTATGCAATCAAATCCGGACTCGTTTTGTCCAATGTGTACGTCAAGAACACAATCATGAGGCTCTACGCAGTTTGTGGGATTGTAAATTACGTCCGGAAGGTGTTCGACGAAACTCCCCAGAGGGACTTGGTATCTTGGACTACTCTTATTCAGGGATATGTTAAAATGGGCCTGGCCAGGGAAGGCGTGGAGGCCTTCTTTGATATGTGTGATGCGAAAATGAGGCCGGATGAGATGACATTGGTCATTGTGCTCTCTGCTTGCTCTAAATTGGGAGACTTGAGCTTGGGTAGGAAGATAAGTAGGTACATTGATGACAACGGGGTTTACCCAGACGTTTTTGTAGGCAATGCATTGGTTAATATGTACTTGGAGTGTGGCGATGCTGAACTTGCACGTGGAGTGTTTGATGGGATGCCTGTGAGaaatgtggtttcttggaattcCATGATATCTGGCTTGGCGCATCAAGGGAAGTATAAGGAGGCGTTGGATGTGTTCCAGGAGATGCAAAGAATCGGTCTTGAACCGGATGATGTTACTTTAGTTGGTGTTTTGAATTCATGCGCGAATCTTGGAGTG
This portion of the Rosa chinensis cultivar Old Blush chromosome 1, RchiOBHm-V2, whole genome shotgun sequence genome encodes:
- the LOC112175998 gene encoding pentatricopeptide repeat-containing protein At1g08070, chloroplastic, translating into MNSQELWVHAYSRLRSCKSISITHLKQTHTFLIKTRPLPLPLPTQHLIYPKLISSPHHNNNLTYILSFLNHLGKPDLCLYNAIIQGLPSNPTNKTTSLLQVLELLRHMLLNGLLPDHYTVPSVLKACAQCRALREGQQIHAYAIKSGLVLSNVYVKNTIMRLYAVCGIVNYVRKVFDETPQRDLVSWTTLIQGYVKMGLAREGVEAFFDMCDAKMRPDEMTLVIVLSACSKLGDLSLGRKISRYIDDNGVYPDVFVGNALVNMYLECGDAELARGVFDGMPVRNVVSWNSMISGLAHQGKYKEALDVFQEMQRIGLEPDDVTLVGVLNSCANLGVLELGKWVHAYVDRNQIEADGYIGNALVDMYAKCGSIDRAFRVFQGMKRRDVYSYTAMIVGLAMHGEVEVALDIFSEMPRMGIQPDEVTFVGVLAACSHGGLVAEGQKYFRDMSTVYNLRPQTEHYGCMVDLLGRAGLINEAEEFVNNMPIEPDAFVWGALLGACRIHGKVELAETVMKKLLKIEPERDGAYVLMSNIYSSANKWRNAVQLRREMKEKNMTKTPGCSSIELEGVVHEFRKGDKSHKRSKHIYKLLDEIMSHVKDYGVLAHRSTFF